The Sorghum bicolor cultivar BTx623 unplaced genomic scaffold, Sorghum_bicolor_NCBIv3 super_101, whole genome shotgun sequence genome includes a window with the following:
- the LOC8155344 gene encoding uncharacterized protein LOC8155344, with protein MQSPSSASAITTGICRLQGWAELQGWADLPQCLLHSIIPLLGSVLELIAFASTCHSWRAALSSHPSKSTLLTFLPPLLIQPHITVPSSADSRVFRTCKVVDPAEMRRTLCCQIPELTFDVAWLSGELWFTRSSYGKLICGRDEDCRVVDVFTGAQVVPPHPPFEKSVIGLYGMLTAPLSSRDSHLLLCAVSEHHRFLLDWVIGSNDWSRLDLCCIDCNNVEIVQIVEFKGDFIAMGLAPRRIQVQAAWWKGSA; from the exons ATGCAGAGCCCCAGCTCTGCCTCGGCTATAACCACTGGTATCTGCCGGCTTCAAGGGTGGGCAGAGCTTCAAGGGTGGGCAGATCTCCCACAATGTCTTCTCCATTCCATCATTCCTCTATTGGGTTCCGTCCTTgagctcattgccttcgccaGCACCTGCCACTCTTGGCGCGCTGCCTTGTCATCACACCCATCCAAATCTACACTCCTCACCTTTCTGCCACCTCTCCTCATCCAGCCCCACATTACTGTCCCTTCCAGCGCTGACAGTCGTGTGTTTCGCACGTGCAAAGTCGTTGATCCAGCGGAAATGAGAAGAACCCTTTGCTGCCAGATTCCTGAATTAACATTTGATGTGGCGTGGTTATCTGGTGAGCTGTGGTTCACTCGTTCTTCCTATGGCAAGCTGATTTGTGGTCGTGATGAAGATTGTCGTGTTGTGGATGTGTTCACTGGTGCCCAAGTTGTACCTCCACATCCCCCATTTGAGAAAAGTGTTATTGGCTTGTATGGCATGCTGACAGCTCCCCTTTCATCACGAGACTCACACCTCCTACTTTGCGCAGTATCAGAACATCATCGTTTCCTGCTTGATTGGGTGATCGGCAGTAATGATTGGTCAAGATTGGATTTATGTTGCATAGATTGCAATAATGTAGAGATTGTGCAGATTGTGGAGTTCAAGGGTGATTTCATCGCTATGGGATTGGCGCCCAGGCGGATTCAGGTCCAAGCT GCATGGTGGAAGGGAAGTGCATGA